One Rhizoctonia solani chromosome 3, complete sequence genomic region harbors:
- a CDS encoding protein kinase: MAAYVAYVDWVVECYPAGSNSESGLVPLLERATREFREDPRYINDLRYLKLWICYAGIVEKPETIYAYLLANDIGSVWELFYTEYANTLERGSNMRKADEIYQLGIARKAKPLKRLQQRYEEFQKRMLAAPAGSSTDIDEVMAPAPAAPTARKVLGERTKATSSADSDPFVVSSSSTRANNNGARIPVFRDADQPESGIQTNEWADVGTRDSRRKENHSDGKSWQGETLPQLKHGVFTPKTPKIEVYRDTEDPAGSRTPHAPRPGHEDVFAPSLQPKESEALRQNPFKNWDSAPSKQPAAGPSKAPLGSSTSTGATASSSTPQPLSSNSDPPPSWPKPKPLNPLPSLPKRLRNPAPAPGKKAEQICLPLARLQASGSGSEEYSPDEARARALGLLGKKWAPPPVVVAVPVRDDTARARTNDVTGKGGKKDKERTMTMTMAGEPTVTVNTRAALGDVFEMFNTSPGREKARADTIEEEDEGEEALRPPLSMMQLSEGHKAPPTPTPTTGSLRKSENPNHPPVPYFEIGKNGGFIDSASSENARTSSGIVPKANENAPNENVFRAGSENGPGLAARAPSAKMSIFVDEPATATKAKIPVFRDEPGPNVPPAGPKNVLKTKSFTPFVDPPAEETPAESVTPGRPLKAKAFAPFVDPPAEPKTPKSFAVFQDEEEIAYSSSSGSKFTLNPPPQLPDHEEYDEPADEDDDDDARYVPMGGRLGHFNVMTPITERTCEFTTTMRAAGSWRNEIAEEPLAEAEEEMKDVALEPINPFSPELLQDLITQVPVPPSVQDLTHIQADQVNALIKFGKSKKGDELPITLGEADEYSVVAKIGEGGYGAVFLAMYMPEDEEEEDSGFVDDDTSVAMKAVRPADRWEYTVLSRLRAALPQHLLSSVIRPRRLYHYQDESFLIMDYCGQGSLLDTVNRSVSCGFSPANTAHPGLDELLVMFFTIELLRLISAMHAAGFVHGDLKIDNCLLRTEDVPDEARVWSSKYDPSGGHGWSYKGIRMIDFGRGIDINLFQPGQTFVGNWPTDQRDAAELREGRPWTFQTDYFGLAGIVYCMLFGKYIETVPYQDGERTKYKINMTLKRYWQTEIWSTLFDILLNPTTIDRMEICL; encoded by the exons ATGGCAGCCTACGTTGCATATGTCGACTGGGTAGTCGAGTGCTATCCCGCTGGGAGCAATTCCGAGAGCGGATTGGTTCCCCTCTTGGAGCGCGCAACTCGCGAATTCCGGGAAGATCCACGATATATCAATGACCTGCGTTATTTAAAGCTATGGATTTGCTATGCAGGAATAGTAGAGAAGCCAGAAACCATTTATGCATATTTACTCGCAAACGATATAGGGTCAGTTTGGGAGTTATTTTACACTGAATACGCGAACACTTTGGAAAGGGGTAGCAA CATGAGAAAAGCAGATGAAATTTACCAATTGGGTATTGCCCGTAAAGCAAAGCCTCTTAAACGCCTCCAGCAGCGCTATGAAGAATTTCAGAAGCGTATGCTAGCTGCACCCGCGGGGTCAAGCACGGATATAGATGAAGTAATGGCACCAGCACCTGCGGCTCCCACAGCTCGCAAAGTCCTTGGCGAACGCACCAAAGCCACGAGTTCGGCTGATAGTGACCCATTCGTAGTTTCATCCTCCTCAACCCGCGCTAATAACAATGGCGCTCGAATACCTGTGTTCCGAGATGCTGATCAGCCAG AATCTGGGATTCAGACGAATGAGTGGGCAGATGTTGGAACGCGCGACAGCAGGCGCAAGGAGAACCATTCGGATGGAAAGAGTTGGCAGGGTGAGACGTTGCCACAACTAAAGCACGGTGTTTTCACACCCAAGACCCCCAAGATCGAGGTCTATCGAGACACCGAAGAT CCTGCTGGTTCACGCACGCCTCACGCCCCAAGGCCAGGACATGAAGATGTATTCGCGCCATCGCTCCAACCCAAAGAGTCAGAAGCGCTGCGTCAAAATCCTTTCAAAAATTGGGACAGCGCTCCTTCCAAGCAACCCGCTGCCGGCCCATCCAAAGCACCTCTTGGTTCATCGACTTCTACTGGAGCTACCGCTTCATCTTCTACTCCTCAACCTTTATCCTCGAACTCTGATCCTCCACCGTCTTGGCCAAAGCCCAAGCCCCTCAATccactcccgtccctcccGAAACGGTTACGCaatcctgctcctgctcctggcAAGAAAGCTGAACAAATCTGCCTTCCTCTCGCACGACTGCAAGCATCTGGCTCGGGCTCGGAAGAGTATAGCCCTGATGAGGCTCGAGCAAGGGCGCTTGGATTGCTGGGCAAGAAGTGGGCACCACCTCCAGTCGTTGTGGCCGTACCCGTCCGAGATGATACTGCGCGCGCCCGGACGAATGATGTAACAGGAAAGGGAGGCAAGAAGGACAAGGAACGCACaatgacgatgacgatggCGGGCGAGCCTACAGTGACAGTAAACACTCGTGCCGCATTGGGAGACGTATTCGAGATGTTCAATACCTCACCTGGAAGGGAAAAGGCAAGGGCAGATACAATCGAAGAAGAAGAcgagggagaagaagca CTACGACCTCCATTGTCGATGATGCAACTGTCTGAAGGCCACAAAGCACCTCCAACGCCAACTCCGACTACAGGTTCCTTGCGTAAATCAGAAAATCCCAATCATCCACCAGTTCCATACTTTGAGATTGGAAAAAATGGAGGGTTTATTGATTCAGCTTCAAGTGAGAACGCCAGAACGTCGAGCGGAATTGTGCCGAAGGCAAACGAGAACGCGCCAAATGAAAATGTCTTCCGTGCAGGTAGCGAGAATGGCCCCGGGCTTGCAGCGCGTGCACCCAGTGCGAAGATGTCCATTTTCGTCGATGAGCCAGCGACAGCTACCAAGGCCAAAATTCCCGTGTTTCGCGATGAACCTGGCCCTAACGTACCTCCGGCTGGACCAAAAAATGTGCTGAAAACCAAATCGTTCACGCCTTTCGTCGATCCTCCGGCTGAGGAGACACCTGCAGAGTCTGTTACTCCAGGCAGACCACTGAAGGCAAAGGCTTTTGCACCTTTTGTAGACCCTCCGGCCGAACCAAAGACACCAAAATCGTTTGCTGTGTTCCAGGACGAGGAAGAAATTGCCTATTCAAGCTCGAGTGGTTCAAAGTTTACGCTCAATCCACCCCCTCAGCTGCCTGATCATGAAGAGTACGATGAGCCGGCCGACGAGgacgatgatgacgatgcgCGATACGTTCCTATGGGTGGTCGACTAGGTCACTTTAACGTGATGACACCCATAACCGAGCGTACATGTGAATTCACGACTACTATGCGAGCTGCTGGGTCATGGAGAAATGAAATAGCCGAGGAGCCATTAGCAGAAGCCGAAGAAGAGATGAAGGACGTAGCTCTCGAGCCAATCAATCCATTCAGCCCGGAGCTTTTACAGGATTTGATAACACAAGTACCGGTGCCTCCGTCCGTCCAAGACTTGACGCACATTCAGGCGGACCAAGTCAACGCGCTGATCAAATTTGGAAAGAGCAAAAAAGGGGACGAGTTGCCGATTACACTGGGCGAAGCTGACGAATACTCAGTCGTGGCCAAGATCGGCGAAGGAGGGTACGGAGCTGTATTTTTGGCCATGTATATGCCtgaggacgaagaggaagaggacaGCGGGTTCGTAGATGACGATACGTCTGTAGCCATGAAAGCCGTTCGCCCTGCAGACCGGTGGGAGTACACAGTACTCTCGAGGCTACGAGCTGCGCTGCCTCAGCATTTACTCTCGAGCGTTATTCGACCTCGACGATTATACCACTATCAAGACGAAAGCTTTCTAATCATGGACTATTGTGGCCAGGGCTCCCTTCTCGACACTGTGAACCGCTCAGTATCATGCGGTTTCTCTCCCGCTAACACCGCGCATCCCGGGCTAGACGAATTGCTCGTCATGTTCTTCACCATCGAACTCCTACGCCTCATTTCAGCCATGCATGCGGCTGGATTCGTCCATGGCGACTTGAAGATCGACAACTGTCTCCTCCGGACCGAAGATGTGCCCGACGAAGCTCGTGTCTGGAGTTCGAAATACGACCCCTCAGGCGGACACGGGTGGTCATACAAGGGGATACGGATGATTGACTTTGGTCGCGGGATCGATATCAACTTGTTTCAGCCCGGTCAGACGTTTGTCGGCAACTGGCCGACAGACCAACGCGACGCCGCCGAACTTCGCGAAGGTCGCCCGTGGACGTTCCAGACAGATTACTTTGGACTGGCGGGAATCGTGTATTGTATGTTGTTTGGCAAGTATATCGAAACGGTGCCGTACCAGGACGGAGAGCGGACCAAGTACAAGATTAACATGACCCTCAAGCGGTACTGGCAGACGGAGATTTGGTCGACGTTGTTTGACATTCTCTTAAATCCAACGACCATAGACCGGATGGAGATATGCCTTTGA
- a CDS encoding heat shock protein HSP20 family protein, with amino-acid sequence MSLSRNFFEDFYPLFRLVEDPQSPHGSHTQKASPQQRQRQAIVDVEEEEKEYVVRAELPGVQKKDIDVHIGNDGHSLTIEGRVHRINKPPQEDTSRAAEKSQASEQPAGSEQPNETCDYRSIFARTMWFHHAVDGNNARANLADGILTLNLPKRMESGRQKINLL; translated from the exons ATGTCTTTATCTCGCAACTTCTTTGAGGACTTCTACCCTCTCTTCCGCCTTGTCGAAGACCCACAGTCTCCCCACGGGTCTCATACACAGAAGGCGTCTCCCCAGCAACGGCAACGCCAGGCTATAGTGGATGTCGAGGAGGAGGAGAAAGAATATGTCGTACGAGCTGAACTCCCCGGGGTCCAGAAGAAAGACATCGACGTCCATATTGGAAATGATGGCCACTCACTAACCATCGAGGGGCGTGTTCATCGTATTAACAAGCCTCCGCAGG AGGACACGTCTCGCGCCGCTGAAAAGTCACAGGCTAGTGAACAGCCCGCAGGTTCTGAGCAGCCAAATGAGACGTGTGATTACCGCTCGATCTTTGCCCGAACTATGTGGTTCCATCACGCGGTCGACGGCAACAACGCGCGCGCCAATCTTGCTGATGGTATCCTGACCTTGAACCTTCCTAAGCGCATGGAGTCAGGTAGACAGAAGATTAATCTCCTTTGA
- a CDS encoding atypical/PIKK/PI3K kinase, producing the protein MDKTARDFSFAKLSDLDKSVTVRISQLEGTRTPRPFSELLERPELRFAGVQQNTLSDLFVTCQIVADNKPLTVPHRTSFKAFKNSYTWNEWITFPLKYRDLPLHAQLTFTVWDIEGPRTSAPVGGTTFRMFGKKSTLRRGKHRLLLWAGQEADGSAESRTPSKVELKDEMGRLEKARGDLPKSEWLDKMAFRRMEEIHSAETAKSESLFLYIDVPRFDFPVLFTEPEASNIPQSTTAHPTTIPSAAPTAGLAAPLMDFKAEMQIWGIVDPDIARENPVEDKHRRLVRGHRGGPLDRELKPDAKTRDELTAVINYPPTQPLSSEDKDLIWKFRFYLSRDPRALTKFLKAVTWKDASEVKQAVEILLPMWTEVGTADALELLGPSTSDSRVRSFAVKQLKRADDEELLLYLLQLVQALKFESPSSSSTKDRASGLADFLVERGAAHPVLGNRLNWYLMVEMEDKMVKKMYAKVAFEFQRQLNESESGAQRREVMRRQAELISILSTRAKEVRASKDARQKKIDKLKAFISDPKNGLVNMPAPLPLPLNARIMVTGMVPEKCSVLKSNLQPLKLTFKCTSESGAEAEEYSVIFKNGDDLRQDQLVIQLFTLMDRLLRKENLDLRLTPYDVLATSSTEGMIQFIPSSTIRIIIEQYSSVLGYLRAHYPDEGSVGTYGVKKDVIETFIRSCAGYCVVTYILGVGDRHLDNLLVAPDGHFFHVDFGYILGRDPKPFPPPVKVCKEMVDAMGGAQSSHYARFKNYCFTAFSILRKSANLILNLVALMVDANIPDIKHRDVHEQIQEKFRLDLTEEDAIKHFETLLNETSYFTVMFDRIHDLAQYWRS; encoded by the exons ATGGATAAGACGGCTCGGGACTTCTCGTTTGCGAAATTGAGCGATTTAGACAAATCTGTTACAGTTAGAAT ATCTCAGCTTGAAGGGACTCGGACACCACGCCCTTTCTCGGAACTATTAGAGCGGCCTGAATTACGGTTTGCAGGGGTACAGCAGAA CACACTCTCGGACCTCTTCGTTACATGTCAAATAGTCGCGGACAACAAACCATTGACCGTTCCACACCGTACTTCATTTAAAGCGTTCAAGAACTCTTACAC ATGGAATGAATGGATAACCTTCCCCCTCAAGTACCGGGATCTTCCTCTCCATGCCCAGCTCACATTCACAGTCTGGGATATCGAAGGGCCGCGGACATCGGCGCCAGTAGGGGGAACTACTTTTAGGATGTTCGGCAAAAAGAG CACTCTTCGGCGAGGAAAACACCGTTTATTGCTTTGGGCAGGTCAGGAGGCGGATGGGTCGGCCGAATCTAGAACACCAAGCAAGGTGGAACTGAAGGACGAAATGGGAAGGCTTGAAAAGGCAAG GGGCGATTTACCCAAATCAGAGTGGCTAGACAAGATGGCGTTTCGTCGTATGGAGGAAATTCACTCG GCCGAGACTGCAAAGTCAGAAAGCTTATTTTTGTACATTGACGTCCCTCGCTTCGACTTCCCGGTGCTTTTCACTGAGCCA GAAGCATCAAACATTCCACAGTCTACTACAGCCCATCCAACCACTATCCCATCGGCGGCGCCAACTGCTGGGTTGGCTGCTCCCCTCATGGACTTCAAGGCCGAGATGCAAATATGGGGCATAGTAGATCCAGACATTGCGAGGGAGAATCCGGTTGAGGATAAGCATCGCCGACTTGTGCGTGGGCATCGAGGTGGACCTCTAGACCGGGAGCTCAAGCCAGATGCCAAAACTCGAGACGAGCTTACT GCTGTTATTAATTACCCTCCCACCCAACCTCTCAGTTCAGAAGACAAAGATCTTATCTGGAAATTCAGGTTTTATCTTTCCCGAGACCCTCGTGCCCTCACCAAATTCCTGAAG GCGGTAACATGGAAAGACGCTAGTGAAGTCAAACAGGCTGTGGAGATATTATTACCAATGTGGACCGAAGTCGGCACAGCGGACGCTCTGGAGCTGTTGGGACCTTCGACGAGTGATTCTCGAGTCCGAAGTTTTGCAGTTAAGCAGCTTAAACGAGCGGATGATGAA GAATTATTATTATACTTGCTACAACTTGTCCAAGCTCTCAAGTTCGAGAGCCCGTCCTCATCTTCCACGAAGGATCGAGCCAGTGGATTGGCTGATTTCTTGGTTGAGCGTGGCGCTGCCCATCCAGTACTTGGCAATCGTTTAAATTGGTACTTGATGGTCGAGATGGAGGACAAAATGGTAAAGAAGATGTACGCAAAGGTCGCGTTCGAGTTTCAGCGGCAGTTGAATGAA TCTGAGAGCGGTGCTCAGCGGCGAGAAGTCATGCGACGGCAAGCGGAGCTTATATCCATACTATCTACGCGCGCCAAAGAGGTTCGAGCGTCCAAAGATGCGcgtcagaagaagatcgacaaactcaaggcattTATTTCTGATCCTAAAAATGGGCTGGTCAATATGCCTGCTCCCCTTCCGCTCCCTTTGAATGCACGCATAATGGTGACTGGAATGGTCCCCGAAAAGTGCTCTGTCCTCAAAAGCAACTTACAGCCACTGAAGCTCACTTTTAAGTGCACCTCCGAATCGGGTGCCGAAGCAGAGGAATATTCAGTGATATTTAAGAATGGAGATGACCTTCGCCAAGACCAGTTGGTGATTCAGCTTTTTACTCTAATGGATCGTTTGCTCCGCAAGGAAAACCTGGACCTGAGATTGACTCCATACGATGTCTTGGCCACTAGTTCGACCGAGGGAATGATCCAGTTTATCCCTAGTAGCACCATCCGGATAATAATAGAACAGTATTCTTCAGTTCTAGGCTACCTACGCGCCCATTATCCTGATGAAGGCAGCGTTGGAACGTATGGGGTAAAAAAAGATGTGATTGAGACTTTTATTCGAAGTTGTG CTGGATACTGTGTGGTCACTTATATTCTTGGAGTCGGAGATCGTCATCTTGATAACTTACTTGTTGCACCCGATG GTCATTTTTTCCACG TCGACTTTGGTTACATTCTTGGCCGGGATCCAAAGCCATTCCCACCACCAGTCAAAGTATGCAAGGAGATGGTAGACGCTATGGGAGGAGCGCAATCATCACATTACGCGAGGTTCAAGAACTACTGCTTCACAGCGTTTAGTATCCTCCGGAAAAGCGCGAACCTTATTCTTAATCTCGTCGCACTCATGGTAGACGCCAACATACCAGATATCAAACACCGCGATGTGCACGAGCAGATACAGGAGAAATTCAGACTGGATCTCACCGAAGAGGATGCGATTAAACATTTTGAAACCCTCTTGAACGAAACATCGTACTTCACAGTCATGTTCGACCGTATACACGACCTTGCCCAA TACTGGAGATCATGA
- a CDS encoding OsmC domain-containing protein, with amino-acid sequence MIFAVRPSVRAAARQSVFATQRRTVISLAKTVYTAHATASGAGRNGSTKLDDGSLDIGLATPKEMGGSGQGNNPEQLFALGYASCFLGALQLVAKNKNVKLSDDVKIKAAVSIGEVKRSGGFGIGVELTAIGADASLVHEAHTVCPYSRILKEGAEVKLNVK; translated from the exons ATGATCTTTGCTGTTCGGCCATCTGTTAGAGCTGCTGCACGTCAGAGCGTGTTTGCTACGCAACGTCGCACGGTAATCTCGTTGGCCAAGACTGTG TACACCGCTCAT GCTACGGCATCGGGGGCAGGAAGAAACGGATCTACCAAGTTAGACGATGGATCTCTAGACATCGGCCTAGCAACTCCCAAGGAGATGGGTGGTTCTGGTCAAGGAAACAATCCAGAGCAA CTTTTCGCACTCGGATATGCTT CTTGCTTCCTCGGTGCCCTCCAGCTGGTCGCCAAGAACAAGAACGTAAAACTTTCCGACGACGTTAAAATTAAGGCCGCTGTATCGATCG GCGAGGTAAAGAGATCTGGCGGATTTGGCATTGGCGTCGAATTGACTGCGATTGGCGCCGATGCCTCTTTGGTCCATGAAGCACACACG GTCTGCCCGTACTCCCGAATTCTCAAGGAAGGCGCAGAGGTCAAACTCAACGTCAAATAA